The Primulina eburnea isolate SZY01 chromosome 13, ASM2296580v1, whole genome shotgun sequence genome includes a region encoding these proteins:
- the LOC140808899 gene encoding protein POLLEN DEFECTIVE IN GUIDANCE 1-like isoform X3: MPTKSGGRRLPFDILTIPQNEESLSAAIFSSAQNDTASSPSRGKKKRRNKKVKTISEISENSVTNSEIKKYSYTVSSTITEEIESEANRVVHAVTPQFRELRQRNVSSVINGGETAISLASEESGSGRKEDNGVEGVDVKNEGVGNEIKSDQWMQLKGGKLQKEVSLDWKKLMAEDFNYTLHVEKSPMKYFMEEMNAGNSLRSTTTLSNDKERERIYDTIFHLPWRCELLINIGFFVCFDSFLSLLTIMPTRIAMTIWRLLKTRHFERASSAELSDFGCFVVLVSGVTLLQQADISLIYHMIRGQGIIKLYVVYNVLEIFDKLCQSFVGDVMQALFNSADGLANCSQENMQFWLQRFILDESLAIVSSIVHSFILLAQAVTLSTCIVAHNNALFAMLVSNNFAEIKSNVFKRYSKDNLHSMVYFDSIERFHISAFILFVLAQNILEAEGPWFASFISNALVVYFFEVMIDVIKHSFVAKFNDIKPIAFSEFLEDLCKQTLNIQTENAKKNLTFVPLAPACVKN, encoded by the exons ATGCCCACGAAATCCGGTGGCCGGAGGCTGCCGTTTGACATCCTCACGATACCCCAAAACGAAGAAAGTTTGTCCGCGGCAATCTTCTCGTCTGCACAGAATGACACCGCCTCTTCTCCCTCTCGCGGGAAGAAGAAGAGGAGGAACAAGAAAGTAAAAACGATCTCCgagatttcagaaaattcagtaACTAACAGTGAAATTAAGAAGTATAGTTATACGGTGAGTAGTACGATAACGGAGGAGATTGAGAGCGAGGCGAACCGCGTGGTGCATGCAGTTACACCGCAGTTCCGGGAATTGAGGCAGAGGAATGTTAGTAGCGTGATCAATGGAGGTGAAACTGCTATCTCTTTGGCGAGTGAGGAGAGTGGTAGTGGTAGAAAGGAAGACAATGGGGTGGAAGGAGTTGATGTGAAGAACGAGGGAGTTGGGAATGAAATCAAATCGGATCAATGGATGCAACTGAAGGGTGGGAAATTGCAGAAGGAGGTGTCACTGGACTGGAAGAAATTGATGGCTGAAGATTTCAATT ACACATTACATGTGGAGAAGTCTCCgatgaaatattttatggaaGAAATGAATGCTGGAAATTCCTTAAGAAGCACTACCACACTTAGCAATGATAAAGAACGAGAAAGAATTTATGATACTATTTTCCATTTGCCGTGGCGTTGTGAACTG CTTATCAATATTGGTTTCTTTGTGTGCTTTGATTCATTTCTTTCGCTCTTAACCATCATGCCAACAAGGATTGCTATGACGATTTGGAGGCTTCTTAAAACCAG GCACTTTGAGAGGGCTTCATCAGCGGAGCTGTCTGATTTTGGCTGCTTTGTTGTCCTGGTCTCTGGAGTCACTCTATTACAACAAGCAG ATATCAGCTTGATATATCACATGATTCGTGGTCAAGGAATTATTAAACTCTACGTAGTCTACAATGTTTTGGAG ATATTTGATAAATTATGTCAAAGTTTTGTTGGAGATGTGATGCAAGCTCTATTCAATTCAGCGGATGGACTTGCAAACTGTTCACAAGAAAACATGCAATTTTGGCTGCAGAGATTTATTTTGGACGAATCATTGGCAATCGTTTCTTCAA TAGTTCATTCATTTATCTTATTAGCTCAGGCGGTTACGTTGTCAACATGTATAGTTGCTCACAATAATGCTTTGTTTGCTATGCTTGTATCTAACAATTTTGCGGAGATTAAAAGCAACGTATTCAAACGTTATAGCAAGGATAATCTTCACAGTATGGTATATTTTG ATTCGATTGAGCGGTTCCACATCTCAGCATTTATATTATTTGTTTTAGCTCAAAATATACTCGAAGCTGAGGGTCCTTGGTTTGCAAGTTTTATCAGT AATGCACTAGTAGTTTACTTTTTTGAAGTGATGATTGATGTAATAAAGCATTCATTCGTCGCTAAATTCAATGATATAAAGCCCATTGCATTCTCGGAATTTTTGGAGGATCTCTGCAAACAG ACGTTAAATATTCAGACTGAAAATGCGAAGAAGAACCTAACGTTTGTTCCTTTGGCACCAGCTTGTGTG AAAAATTGA
- the LOC140810712 gene encoding 21 kDa protein-like yields MLRPLLLVHLFSTTLFFHLHLLPSSAEAGAANSTVNATDYIRTSCHTTQYPDLCYTSLVSYADSVQENPARLARVAIGVSLSRANRLAVYVRNLTIRGEYGPDPRAGAALHDCFSLFCDAVDQMRGSLDQMRRLKGEGEELAFEMSNVQTWMSAALTNEETCTDGFEDVADGPMKTDVCVRVVKVKKVTSNALALVNSFVANSKVMSP; encoded by the coding sequence ATGTTACGTCCACTGTTACTTGTCCATCTCTTTTCCACCACCCTCTTCttccacctccacctcctccCTTCTTCCGCCGAGGCCGGCGCTGCTAATTCTACCGTAAATGCCACCGACTATATCCGCACGAGCTGCCACACCACCCAATACCCCGACTTATGCTACACTTCACTAGTCAGCTATGCCGACTCAGTGCAAGAAAACCCAGCCCGCCTGGCTCGCGTAGCCATCGGCGTGAGCCTCTCCAGAGCGAACCGCTTAGCCGTTTACGTCCGCAACCTCACCATCCGCGGGGAGTACGGACCCGACCCCCGCGCCGGCGCCGCGCTTCACGACTGCTTTAGCCTGTTCTGCGACGCGGTGGACCAGATGCGCGGGTCTCTGGATCAGATGCGCCGGCTTAAAGGAGAGGGAGAAGAGCTGGCGTTCGAAATGAGCAATGTGCAGACGTGGATGAGCGCAGCGCTGACGAATGAGGAGACGTGTACGGACGGATTCGAGGATGTGGCGGACGGGCCGATGAAGACGGACGTGTGCGTTCGTGTGGTGAAGGTTAAGAAGGTGACGAGCAATGCACTCGCTCTAGTGAATAGTTTTGTAGCTAATTCTAAGGTTATGTCCCCCTGA
- the LOC140809316 gene encoding HMG-Y-related protein A produces MAAEEQQSFNPQFASLSQPPTQVFPPTLPQYPEMILTAIEELNEKNGSNKTSISKHIESTYGNLPPAHSTLLTHHLNRMKSSGQLVFFKNNYLKPDPNSPPRRGRGRPPKPKAPLPPGTVLPPPRPRGRPPKSRDPSDAPPPPKPKPAPATTSVSGKKRGRPPKAAAEQVTADIPDPSTTGEAPRGRGRQPKVKPAVAASVGA; encoded by the exons ATGGCGGCTGAAGAACAACAAAGTTTCAATCCCCAATTCGCATCTCTGTCTCAGCCTCCTACTCAAGTTTTTCCACCTACGCTGCCTCAGTATCCGGAG ATGATCTTGACAGCAATTGAAGAATTGAACGAGAAGAACGGCTCAAACAAAACTTCGATCTCGAAGCACATAGAATCCACCTACGGAAATCTCCCACCCGCTCACTCCACTCTCCTAACGCACCATCTCAACAGGATGAAATCTTCAGGCCAGCTCGTGTTTTTCAAGAACAACTACCTCAAACCCGACCCCAATTCGCCACCTCGCCGCGGCCGCGGGCGTCCCCCGAAACCAAAGGCTCCGCTTCCTCCGGGAACTGTCCTTCCACCGCCGCGTCCTCGGGGACGCCCCCCAAAATCCCGTGATCCTTCCGATGCTCCGCCACCTCCAAAACCAAAGCCCGCTCCTGCGACTACTTCAGTGTCGGGGAAAAAACGAGGGAGGCCACCGAAGGCTGCAGCGGAGCAGGTAACTGCCGATATCCCTGATCCCTCTACTACTGGAGAAGCGCCACGGGGGCGTGGCCGGCAGCCAAAGGTGAAACCGGCTGTAGCAGCGTCAGTAGGGGCTTGA
- the LOC140808899 gene encoding protein POLLEN DEFECTIVE IN GUIDANCE 1-like isoform X2, with amino-acid sequence MPTKSGGRRLPFDILTIPQNEESLSAAIFSSAQNDTASSPSRGKKKRRNKKVKTISEISENSVTNSEIKKYSYTVSSTITEEIESEANRVVHAVTPQFRELRQRNVSSVINGGETAISLASEESGSGRKEDNGVEGVDVKNEGVGNEIKSDQWMQLKGGKLQKEVSLDWKKLMAEDFNYTLHVEKSPMKYFMEEMNAGNSLRSTTTLSNDKERERIYDTIFHLPWRCELLINIGFFVCFDSFLSLLTIMPTRIAMTIWRLLKTRHFERASSAELSDFGCFVVLVSGVTLLQQADISLIYHMIRGQGIIKLYVVYNVLEIFDKLCQSFVGDVMQALFNSADGLANCSQENMQFWLQRFILDESLAIVSSIVHSFILLAQAVTLSTCIVAHNNALFAMLVSNNFAEIKSNVFKRYSKDNLHSMVYFDSIERFHISAFILFVLAQNILEAEGPWFASFISNALVVYFFEVMIDVIKHSFVAKFNDIKPIAFSEFLEDLCKQTLNIQTENAKKNLTFVPLAPACVQKN; translated from the exons ATGCCCACGAAATCCGGTGGCCGGAGGCTGCCGTTTGACATCCTCACGATACCCCAAAACGAAGAAAGTTTGTCCGCGGCAATCTTCTCGTCTGCACAGAATGACACCGCCTCTTCTCCCTCTCGCGGGAAGAAGAAGAGGAGGAACAAGAAAGTAAAAACGATCTCCgagatttcagaaaattcagtaACTAACAGTGAAATTAAGAAGTATAGTTATACGGTGAGTAGTACGATAACGGAGGAGATTGAGAGCGAGGCGAACCGCGTGGTGCATGCAGTTACACCGCAGTTCCGGGAATTGAGGCAGAGGAATGTTAGTAGCGTGATCAATGGAGGTGAAACTGCTATCTCTTTGGCGAGTGAGGAGAGTGGTAGTGGTAGAAAGGAAGACAATGGGGTGGAAGGAGTTGATGTGAAGAACGAGGGAGTTGGGAATGAAATCAAATCGGATCAATGGATGCAACTGAAGGGTGGGAAATTGCAGAAGGAGGTGTCACTGGACTGGAAGAAATTGATGGCTGAAGATTTCAATT ACACATTACATGTGGAGAAGTCTCCgatgaaatattttatggaaGAAATGAATGCTGGAAATTCCTTAAGAAGCACTACCACACTTAGCAATGATAAAGAACGAGAAAGAATTTATGATACTATTTTCCATTTGCCGTGGCGTTGTGAACTG CTTATCAATATTGGTTTCTTTGTGTGCTTTGATTCATTTCTTTCGCTCTTAACCATCATGCCAACAAGGATTGCTATGACGATTTGGAGGCTTCTTAAAACCAG GCACTTTGAGAGGGCTTCATCAGCGGAGCTGTCTGATTTTGGCTGCTTTGTTGTCCTGGTCTCTGGAGTCACTCTATTACAACAAGCAG ATATCAGCTTGATATATCACATGATTCGTGGTCAAGGAATTATTAAACTCTACGTAGTCTACAATGTTTTGGAG ATATTTGATAAATTATGTCAAAGTTTTGTTGGAGATGTGATGCAAGCTCTATTCAATTCAGCGGATGGACTTGCAAACTGTTCACAAGAAAACATGCAATTTTGGCTGCAGAGATTTATTTTGGACGAATCATTGGCAATCGTTTCTTCAA TAGTTCATTCATTTATCTTATTAGCTCAGGCGGTTACGTTGTCAACATGTATAGTTGCTCACAATAATGCTTTGTTTGCTATGCTTGTATCTAACAATTTTGCGGAGATTAAAAGCAACGTATTCAAACGTTATAGCAAGGATAATCTTCACAGTATGGTATATTTTG ATTCGATTGAGCGGTTCCACATCTCAGCATTTATATTATTTGTTTTAGCTCAAAATATACTCGAAGCTGAGGGTCCTTGGTTTGCAAGTTTTATCAGT AATGCACTAGTAGTTTACTTTTTTGAAGTGATGATTGATGTAATAAAGCATTCATTCGTCGCTAAATTCAATGATATAAAGCCCATTGCATTCTCGGAATTTTTGGAGGATCTCTGCAAACAG ACGTTAAATATTCAGACTGAAAATGCGAAGAAGAACCTAACGTTTGTTCCTTTGGCACCAGCTTGTGTG CAGAAAAATTGA
- the LOC140808729 gene encoding myosin-binding protein 2-like: MAPNKFATMLNRNTNKISLILIYAVLEWILIALLLLNSLFSYLIIKFAEYFGLKPPCLWCTRLDHIFDPAKRGEDLLCEAHSKEISKLGYCLNHQKLVESQEMCEDCLSSLPELNGFSKKFNYFSRVRDFGMSQTNGEKVCENGEVSVNCSCCGVGLDNGNANNDIYSSYVFLKTPSWDVLECARKKDFALDDNHIQENCDLDKKISHFAANLWDGEKVLEDSYEYEFNSELDRSLEVAESEQMKTLKVEICENKDIFMEMQEDEAIFMEENSTLIMKDKSVQVCVEEEAPIEISSPHLEFFLDHSGQRLVPIELIDSIEEHQSNDNFMIEHHGTTKVQECGFDCGLQVQEEDEFVMKTVRRIVEVDSGPDVDINEEPEFQGPESVEIEETKVSEVFHAKNFEEFTDFDVKQIPSELAGEFDQELEGAEGEKHSHVTNASEYFSEMVTNENEADISIGTEIPDLDITDEMQNQVSIHSYEAEHHEEQMVELKTLSVQETDHITNNQQSFYLELYEIEEHKVPDTPTSVDSLNHLHKKLLLLEKKESGAEESIDGSVTSELENGEGIVTVERLKSALRAERKNLQALYAELEEERSASAVAANQTMAMINRLQEEKAAMQMEALQYQRMMDEQTEYDQEALELLSQLMVKREKEKLELEKELEMCKKKVLEYEAKEKMRISRSSRDGSVRSVFSSGACSNSEDSDGPDGLSIDLNQEIKEEGLFSPQQFTTPVDAVTNLEECLADFEEERFSILEQLKMLEEKLVAIDETEDLEVDNGNTDLHSNGCLLNGKNHQQRRICFQTGKSLLPLFDATVDENDSEVPNGDTNMIDSDGMMHNTYESKFGTDNDKVAIEEEVDHLYQRLQAFEADREFLKHCVSSLKKGDKGLDLLQEILQHLRDLRNVEFRARNLMEKVLI, translated from the exons ATGGCTCCAAACAAATTTGCAACCATGTTGAACAGAAATACCAACAAGATTTCCTTGATTCTCATCTATGCTGTTCTTGAATGGATTTTGATAGCCCTTCTCTTGTTAAATTCTCTGTTTTCTTATCTGATCATCAAATTTGCTGAGTATTTCGGACTAAAACCCCCGTGCCTTTGGTGTACAAGGCTTGATCATATCTTTGACCCGGCAAAAAGGGGCGAGGATCTTCTTTGTGAAGCTCATTCCAAGGAGATTTCTAAACTGGGTTACTGTTTAAATCATCAGAAGTTGGTAGAATCGCAAGAAATGTGTGAGGATTGCTTGTCCTCACTGCCGGAATTAAATGGTTTCTCgaagaaatttaattatttttcgaGGGTTAGAGATTTTGGAATGAGTCAGACGAATGGAGAAAAGGTATGTGAAAATGGTGAGGTAAGTGTGAATTGTTCTTGTTGTGGGGTAGGTTTGGATAATGGTAATGCcaataatgatatatattcctcTTATGTATTCCTAAAAACACCATCTTGGGATGTTTTGGAATGTGCCCGCAAAAAGGATTTCGCTTTAGATGATAATCATATTCAAGAAAATTGTGATCTCGATAAGAAAATATCACACTTTGCTGCTAATTTGTGGGATGGTGAAAAGGTTTTGGAAGATTCTTATGAGTATGAGTTTAATTCTGAACTCGATAGAAGCTTGGAAGTAGCAGAAAGTGAACAGATGAAAACACTAAAAGTAGAAATATGTGAAAACAAGGATATTTTTATGGAGATGCAGGAGGATGAGGCGATTTTTATGGAGGAAAACTCAACTTTGATAATGAAAGATAAATCTGTTCAAGTGTGTGTTGAAGAAGAAGCTCCTATTGAAATTTCTTCTCCACATTTGGAGTTCTTTCTTGACCATAGCGGACAAAGGCTTGTCCCCATTGAGTTGATCGATTCAATAGAAGAACATCAGAGCAATGACAATTTCATGATTGAACATCATGGTACAACTAAGGTTCAAGAATGTGGTTTTGATTGCGGGCTTCAGGTCCAAGAAGAGGATGAATTTGTTATGAAGACCGTGAGAAGAATAGTGGAGGTGGATTCAGGTCCTGATGTTGATATCAACGAGGAACCTGAATTTCAAGGGCCCGAGTCAGTGGAGATCGAAGAGACTAAAGTTTCGGAGGTTTTTCATGCCAAAAACTTTGAAGAATTTACAGATTTTGACGTAAAGCAAATTCCATCTGAATTAGCAGGTGAGTTTGACCAAGAACTGGAAGGGGCAGAAGGGGAGAAGCATTCTCATGTCACCAATG CTTCTGAATATTTTTCTGAAATGGTGACAAATGAAAATGAAGCAGACATCTCAATTGGGACAGAAATTCCTGATTTAGATATAACAGATGAAATGCAAAATCAAGTATCTATTCATTCGTATGAAGCAGAACATCATG AGGAACAGATGGTGGAATTGAAGACATTATCAGTTCAAGAAACAGATCATATAACAAACAATCAACAATCATTTTACTTGGAGTTATATGAGATTGAAGAACATAAAGTTCCCGATACTCCAACCTCGGTTGACAGTCTAAATCACTTGCACAAGAAATTACTATTACTCGAGAAAAAGGAGTCTGGGGCCGAGGAATCAATTGATGGAAGTGTGACAAGTGAGCTGGAAAATGGCGAAGGAATTGTTACAGTTGAGCGTTTGAAATCAGCGCTGAGAGCCGAGAGGAAGAATTTGCAGGCTTTGTATGCCGAGTTAGAAGAAGAGAGAAGCGCCTCAGCAGTGGCGGCGAATCAGACGATGGCTATGATAAACCGACTCCAAGAAGAGAAGGCGGCAATGCAAATGGAAGCTTTGCAGTATCAGAGAATGATGGATGAACAAACAGAATATGACCAAGAAGCCTTGGAGCTTTTGAGTCAGCTTATGGTGAAAAGAGAGAAGGAGAAATTGGAACTCGAGAAAGAGTTAGAAATGTGTAAAAAGAAGGTTTTGGAGTATGAAGCAAAGGAAAAAATGAGGATATCGAGAAGTAGTAGGGATGGAAGTGTTAGGAGTGTATTTTCTTCAGGTGCTTGCAGCAATAGTGAGGACAGTGATGGTCCTGATGGATTGTCGATCGATTTAAATCAAGAAATCAAAGAGGAAGGTCTTTTCAGCCCTCAACAATTCACCACTCCTGTGGATGCAGTTACTAATTTAGAAGAATGTTTAGCAGATTTTGAGGAAGAGAGATTCTCTATCCTCGAGCAGCTTAAGATGCTAGAAGAAAAGCTTGTGGCAATAGATGAGACAGAAGATTTGGAAGTAGACAATGGAAATACTGATTTGCATTCTAACGGATGCTTGCTGAATGGCAAGAATCACCAGCAGAGAAGAATCTGCTTTCAAACAGGAAAATCGCTTCTTCCTCTTTTCGATGCCACCGTCGACGAAAATGACAGTGAGGTACCGAATGGGGACACAAACATGATCGACTCAGATGGGATGATGCACAACACTTATGAATCTAAGTTTGGAACTGACAACGACAAAGTAGCCATCGAAGAGGAGGTGGATCATCTGTATCAAAGGCTACAAGCTTTTGAGGCTGATAGAGAGTTCTTAAAGCATTGTGTTAGCTCTCTAAAGAAAGGGGACAAAGGACTGGATCTCCTTCAAGAAATCTTGCAACATCTTCGTGATTTACGCAATGTGGAGTTCCGTGCAAGAAACTTGATGGAAAAGGTATTAATTTGA
- the LOC140810528 gene encoding uncharacterized protein At4g22758-like, which produces MLNYKQKKNQPVKGKRFLISVTVLGSAGPIRFVVNEEDLVAAVIETALKSYAREGRIPVLGSNLNHFMLYCPISGTEALSPWDNIGAVGVRNFMLCKKPLTENAIDGEKSPTVSRKAAGSWKTWFHKSLSLKISSH; this is translated from the exons ATGTTGAATTATAAGCAGAAGAAGAATCAGCCCGTCAAGGGCAAACGGTTCTTGATTAGCGTTACTGTGCTTGGAAGCGCTGGCCCCATTCGCTTTGTTGTTAATGAGGAGGATCTTGTCGCTGCCGTCATTGAAACTGCTCTCAAATCCTATGCGCGTGAGGGCAGGATCCCTGTCCTTGGCTCCAATCTCAATCATTTTATGCTGTATTGCCCAATTTCTGGCACTGAAG CTCTGAGTCCGTGGGATAACATCGGGGCAGTTGGTGTCCGCAACTTTATGCTGTGCAAGAAGCCATTAACTGAGAATGCCATTGATGGCGAGAAGTCACCGACCGTGTCTCGTAAGGCAGCTGGAAGTTGGAAGACCTGGTTCCATAAATCTCTATCCCTCAAGATATCTTCTCATTGA
- the LOC140808899 gene encoding protein POLLEN DEFECTIVE IN GUIDANCE 1-like isoform X1 has protein sequence MPTKSGGRRLPFDILTIPQNEESLSAAIFSSAQNDTASSPSRGKKKRRNKKVKTISEISENSVTNSEIKKYSYTVSSTITEEIESEANRVVHAVTPQFRELRQRNVSSVINGGETAISLASEESGSGRKEDNGVEGVDVKNEGVGNEIKSDQWMQLKGGKLQKEVSLDWKKLMAEDFNYTLHVEKSPMKYFMEEMNAGNSLRSTTTLSNDKERERIYDTIFHLPWRCELLINIGFFVCFDSFLSLLTIMPTRIAMTIWRLLKTRHFERASSAELSDFGCFVVLVSGVTLLQQADISLIYHMIRGQGIIKLYVVYNVLEIFDKLCQSFVGDVMQALFNSADGLANCSQENMQFWLQRFILDESLAIVSSIVHSFILLAQAVTLSTCIVAHNNALFAMLVSNNFAEIKSNVFKRYSKDNLHSMVYFDSIERFHISAFILFVLAQNILEAEGPWFASFISNALVVYFFEVMIDVIKHSFVAKFNDIKPIAFSEFLEDLCKQTLNIQTENAKKNLTFVPLAPACVVIRVLQPVYAAHLPYNPLPWRIFWIFLLFSMTLVMLVSLKLMIGMGLQKHAKWYVKRCQKRKLHSD, from the exons ATGCCCACGAAATCCGGTGGCCGGAGGCTGCCGTTTGACATCCTCACGATACCCCAAAACGAAGAAAGTTTGTCCGCGGCAATCTTCTCGTCTGCACAGAATGACACCGCCTCTTCTCCCTCTCGCGGGAAGAAGAAGAGGAGGAACAAGAAAGTAAAAACGATCTCCgagatttcagaaaattcagtaACTAACAGTGAAATTAAGAAGTATAGTTATACGGTGAGTAGTACGATAACGGAGGAGATTGAGAGCGAGGCGAACCGCGTGGTGCATGCAGTTACACCGCAGTTCCGGGAATTGAGGCAGAGGAATGTTAGTAGCGTGATCAATGGAGGTGAAACTGCTATCTCTTTGGCGAGTGAGGAGAGTGGTAGTGGTAGAAAGGAAGACAATGGGGTGGAAGGAGTTGATGTGAAGAACGAGGGAGTTGGGAATGAAATCAAATCGGATCAATGGATGCAACTGAAGGGTGGGAAATTGCAGAAGGAGGTGTCACTGGACTGGAAGAAATTGATGGCTGAAGATTTCAATT ACACATTACATGTGGAGAAGTCTCCgatgaaatattttatggaaGAAATGAATGCTGGAAATTCCTTAAGAAGCACTACCACACTTAGCAATGATAAAGAACGAGAAAGAATTTATGATACTATTTTCCATTTGCCGTGGCGTTGTGAACTG CTTATCAATATTGGTTTCTTTGTGTGCTTTGATTCATTTCTTTCGCTCTTAACCATCATGCCAACAAGGATTGCTATGACGATTTGGAGGCTTCTTAAAACCAG GCACTTTGAGAGGGCTTCATCAGCGGAGCTGTCTGATTTTGGCTGCTTTGTTGTCCTGGTCTCTGGAGTCACTCTATTACAACAAGCAG ATATCAGCTTGATATATCACATGATTCGTGGTCAAGGAATTATTAAACTCTACGTAGTCTACAATGTTTTGGAG ATATTTGATAAATTATGTCAAAGTTTTGTTGGAGATGTGATGCAAGCTCTATTCAATTCAGCGGATGGACTTGCAAACTGTTCACAAGAAAACATGCAATTTTGGCTGCAGAGATTTATTTTGGACGAATCATTGGCAATCGTTTCTTCAA TAGTTCATTCATTTATCTTATTAGCTCAGGCGGTTACGTTGTCAACATGTATAGTTGCTCACAATAATGCTTTGTTTGCTATGCTTGTATCTAACAATTTTGCGGAGATTAAAAGCAACGTATTCAAACGTTATAGCAAGGATAATCTTCACAGTATGGTATATTTTG ATTCGATTGAGCGGTTCCACATCTCAGCATTTATATTATTTGTTTTAGCTCAAAATATACTCGAAGCTGAGGGTCCTTGGTTTGCAAGTTTTATCAGT AATGCACTAGTAGTTTACTTTTTTGAAGTGATGATTGATGTAATAAAGCATTCATTCGTCGCTAAATTCAATGATATAAAGCCCATTGCATTCTCGGAATTTTTGGAGGATCTCTGCAAACAG ACGTTAAATATTCAGACTGAAAATGCGAAGAAGAACCTAACGTTTGTTCCTTTGGCACCAGCTTGTGTG GTTATTCGAGTTTTGCAGCCGGTTTACGCAGCCCATCTCCCATATAATCCCCTTCCATGGAGaattttttggatttttttacTGTTTTCCATGACTCTGGTGATGCTAGTTAGTCTAAAGTTAATGATTGGGATGGGCCTTCAGAAACATGCTAAGTGGTATGTTAAAAGATGCCAAAAAAGGAAACTTCATTCAGACTAG